TGTCCCCGTCCGGGTATCAGCTCTGACCTGCGGCGACCCGCCTCGGGGCCGGCCGCTGCGGTGAATACTGGATTAATCCGATCCAGAATGTCAACACCTCTGTACCCACGTGCATACACAGGTATGCTCGCGTCGAACCACAGGTCGTACCCTCGGGAGAGCTACATGTCGCCACGCACCGGCCGGGCCGTCGCCACAGCGCCGGGCAGAACCAACGACGCCGCCGCGCCCGGCCCCGAGGAGAGCCCCTCCCCCGCGTCGCTGTACGACACGATCCGCTCCGACATCCTCGGCGGCGCGTTCGACCCCGCGGCCCTGCTCCAGGAGGTGCCGATGGCCGAGCGCTACCGGGTCTCGCGCACACCGGTGCGCGAGGCGCTGGCCCGGCTGGAGCACGAGGGCCTGGTGGAGAAGACCGGGCGCGGGCACCGGGTGCGTTCCGGCACCGCGGAGGACGTGCTGGAGGTGTACGAGGCCCGCATCGTGCTGGAGGGCCAGGCCGCGGCGAGCGCGGCCGAGCGCCGTGGTGAACTCGACCTGGCCCGGCTGGCGCACCTGCACGCCGCCGTCCTGGCCGGCGGGCAGGAAGGAGAGGCCGAGCGCGGCACCCACTCGGCCTGGCACGCCACCGTCTGGAGGGCCTCGCACAACCGCACGATCGAGACGCTGCTGCACCGGCTCACCGCCCAGCTGCGCATCTACGACCGCGGCACCCGGGAGACCCCGCAGGACCTGGAGCAGACCCGCGCCGAGCACGAGGCCATCCTCACCGCCATCCGCGAGCGCCGTCCCGACGAGGCCCGCGCCGCCATGACCGCCCACCTGACCCGCGCCCGCGAGGTGCGCCTGCACCGCTTCGGAAGTGAAACAGCTTGAGCACCGCGCACACCGCCGGCCTGGTCCTGCCGGTCCGGCACCGGCCCACCGGCTACGACCACGAGAGCGTCATCCGGCTGGGCGAGTTCGCCGACGCCCAGCCGGGCTGGAGCACCCTGTGGGTGCCGGACTCGCTGATGGCACTGCCGTTCCTCGACTCCGGTGTGCTGCTGGCCGCGCTCGCCGCCCGCACCCGGCGGATCCGGCTGGGGGTGGGCTGCATGGCGTCGCTGGGGTTCCGGCACCCGGTCACGGTGGCCCGGCAGTGGGCCGACCTGGACGCCCTCTCGCGGGGGCGGATGCTGCTGGCCGCCTGCCCGGGCAACGGCACCGGCACGGCCGTGGAGAACGAGCTGCGCACGTTCGGCATGGACTACCGGGAGAAGGTGGCCCGGTTCGAGGAGGCCGTCGAGCTGCTGCACGCGGTCAGCTCCGGGGCCACGTCGTACAGCGGCCCCTTCACCCAGGTGGAGAACCTGGATCTGGGGCCGGGTTTCGTGCAGCGCCCGTTGCCGATCTGGATCACCGCGAACCCCTCCCCCACGGCCGGGCCGGCCACGGTGGACCGGCTGCTGGGCCGGGTGGCCCGGCTCGGCGACGGCTGGCTGACCTTCAACGTCACCCCGCAGCTGCTGCGTGAGCGGGTGGAGCGGCTGTACGAGCTGCGGGCGAAGCTGCGTCCGGAAGCCTCCGGGCGGCTGGAGATCTGCGTCTTCCTGAACACCAACGTCGGCCTCGACCAGGCCGCGGTGCGCGCCGACGCCACGCAGCGCTGGTTCCAGACCGCACCGCGCGGCGTCACCCTCGACGACCTGGACGGCATCGCCGCCATCGGTTCCCCGGAGCAGGCCGCCGACCTGGCCGGGCGGCTGGCCGAGGCCGGGGCCACGCACCTGGCGATCGAGCCGCTGAGCCTCGACGTGCCCGCGCAGGCCCGCGCGCTGACCGAGCTGCTGCTGCCCCGCCTGAACCTGCTCCCGACCCCTGATCGCTCCCTCGTTCAGTCCTGAAAGGCCCGACAGTGATGACTGACCCGCTGCTTCCGCCGCTGGCCACGCCGGCCGAGGTTTTCGCCGTCCTCGAGCACCCCCGGCTGCGGGTGGTCGACGCCACCGGTTACCTGGACCGGCCACCGGGCGGCGGGCCCTACACGGTGCGCTCGGGGCGGCCGGGATACACGGAACAGCACCTGCCCGGCGCCGGGCACGCCGACATCGGCGGTGCCCTCTCGGTTCCGGGGGCGCCCCGCCCGTTCACGCTCCCGCAACCGCAGGTGCTCGCGGACGCCCTCGGGGCCGCCGGGCTGGGCGACGGGACGCACGTGGTGATCTACGCGCGCAACTCGCCGATGTGGGCCACCCGGCTGTGGTGGCTGCTGCACTATCTGGGGCACGACGAGGTGAGCGTGCTGGACGGCGGTCTGCCAGGCTGGATCGCGGCGGGGCTGCCGGTGCACGACGGTGAGGTGACGCTGCCCGCGGCGACACTGACGCCGCGCCCGCGCGCCGAGTTGCTGGCCGGGCTCGACGAGGTGAACGAATTGTCGCAGAGCGGTGGGCTTCTGGTGAACGCCCTGGCGCCGCAGGTGTTCCGGGGCGAGGGCGTCACCTCCTACAGCCGTCCGGGCCGCATCCCGAACAGCGTGAACCTGCCCTGGACCGAGCTGGTCGACCCGCAGACGATGGTGTGGCGCGATCCCGGCACCCGGGCGGCCGCGCTGGCCCCGCACGGGGAGCGGCCGGTGGTCGCCTACTGCGGCGGCGGGATCTCGGCCACCGTGGACGTTTTCGGCTGGTACCTGAACGGCCGGGACGACGTGCGCCTGTACGACGGGTCGCTGGCCGAGTGGTCGGCCCGGCCCGACCTGCCGATGCAGACCGGGTGAGGGGCGCCCCGTGCGCGGGGCGCCCCGTGCGCGGGGCGCCCCGTGCGCGGGGCGCCCCGTGCGCGGGGCGCCCCGTGCGCGGGGCGCCCCGGCCGGCCTACCGCCGGTAGGCGGCGGCCGGGTGGCTGTCGGCCACCCGGGCCAGGCCCTTGCCCCGGAAGTACTCGCGCAGGGTGTCGCCCTCGTACTCGTCCCAGACCCGGCCCCGGCGGCGCAGTTCCGGCACCACCAGGTCGACGAACTCGCGGTGCCCGGCCGGCGGGATCGGGTCGGCCAGGTTGAAGCCGTCGATCTCGGCGGCCTCCATCCACTCCTCCATCTGGTCGGCCACCGAGCCGGGTGAGCCGACGAACAGCGGGCCGCCGCCACCGACGCCGACGAACTCGGCCAGCGCCCGCGGCGTCCACACCCGGTCCGGGTCCATGGTGGTGAAAACGTCCACCAGGCCCCGGATCCCCTCGGTCTCGGCGTGCTCCAGCGGGGTGTCCGGGTCGAGGCCGGACAGGTCGATGTGCAGCAGCGCGCTCCAGCGGGCCAGGCTGCCCTCCAGCGAGGTGTACCGTTGGAGGCCGGCCAGCCGCTCCTGGGCGGCCTCGTCGGTGGCCCCGGTGACCACGGTGGCGATCGCGAAGATCTTCAGCTCCCGCGGGTCGCGCCCGGCCGCCGCGGCCTGCGCCCGGAAACGCCGCGACAGATCGCGCGCCATCTGCGCCTTGTAGGTGCTGACGAACACGCCCTCGGCGTGCTTGCCCGCGAAAGCGCTTCCGGACGGCGAGCTCCCGGCCTGGAAGATGACCGGCGTGCGCTGCGCGGAGGGCTCGGACAGGGCGATGCCGGGCACGCTGAAGTACCTGCCGCGGTGCTCGACCGGATGCACCCTGGCCGGGTCGGCGAACACGCCGGTGCTCACGTCGCGCACCACCGCGCCGTCCTCCCAGCTGCCCTCCCAGAGCTTGTAGACGACGTCCATGAACTCGTCGGCGATGAGATAGCGCTCGTCGTGCGGGATCTGCCGGTCCAGCCCGAGGTTGCGGGCCGCGGAGTCGAGTGCCGAGGTGACCACGTTCCAGCCGATCCGGCCGTCGGTCAGGTGGTCGAGCGTGGTCATCTTGCGGGCCAGCGCATAG
The Kineosporia corallincola DNA segment above includes these coding regions:
- a CDS encoding GntR family transcriptional regulator: MSPRTGRAVATAPGRTNDAAAPGPEESPSPASLYDTIRSDILGGAFDPAALLQEVPMAERYRVSRTPVREALARLEHEGLVEKTGRGHRVRSGTAEDVLEVYEARIVLEGQAAASAAERRGELDLARLAHLHAAVLAGGQEGEAERGTHSAWHATVWRASHNRTIETLLHRLTAQLRIYDRGTRETPQDLEQTRAEHEAILTAIRERRPDEARAAMTAHLTRAREVRLHRFGSETA
- a CDS encoding LLM class flavin-dependent oxidoreductase is translated as MSTAHTAGLVLPVRHRPTGYDHESVIRLGEFADAQPGWSTLWVPDSLMALPFLDSGVLLAALAARTRRIRLGVGCMASLGFRHPVTVARQWADLDALSRGRMLLAACPGNGTGTAVENELRTFGMDYREKVARFEEAVELLHAVSSGATSYSGPFTQVENLDLGPGFVQRPLPIWITANPSPTAGPATVDRLLGRVARLGDGWLTFNVTPQLLRERVERLYELRAKLRPEASGRLEICVFLNTNVGLDQAAVRADATQRWFQTAPRGVTLDDLDGIAAIGSPEQAADLAGRLAEAGATHLAIEPLSLDVPAQARALTELLLPRLNLLPTPDRSLVQS
- a CDS encoding sulfurtransferase → MTDPLLPPLATPAEVFAVLEHPRLRVVDATGYLDRPPGGGPYTVRSGRPGYTEQHLPGAGHADIGGALSVPGAPRPFTLPQPQVLADALGAAGLGDGTHVVIYARNSPMWATRLWWLLHYLGHDEVSVLDGGLPGWIAAGLPVHDGEVTLPAATLTPRPRAELLAGLDEVNELSQSGGLLVNALAPQVFRGEGVTSYSRPGRIPNSVNLPWTELVDPQTMVWRDPGTRAAALAPHGERPVVAYCGGGISATVDVFGWYLNGRDDVRLYDGSLAEWSARPDLPMQTG
- a CDS encoding LLM class flavin-dependent oxidoreductase; the protein is MSIPRMRLNGLRQNTVGHTAMGLWRHPDSRAHEYRTLRHWVETAQILERGGFDALFIADALGPLEVYQGRVDAALRDGIQTPTDDPLLVIPAMAAATDRLGFAVTVSTTYEQPYALARKMTTLDHLTDGRIGWNVVTSALDSAARNLGLDRQIPHDERYLIADEFMDVVYKLWEGSWEDGAVVRDVSTGVFADPARVHPVEHRGRYFSVPGIALSEPSAQRTPVIFQAGSSPSGSAFAGKHAEGVFVSTYKAQMARDLSRRFRAQAAAAGRDPRELKIFAIATVVTGATDEAAQERLAGLQRYTSLEGSLARWSALLHIDLSGLDPDTPLEHAETEGIRGLVDVFTTMDPDRVWTPRALAEFVGVGGGGPLFVGSPGSVADQMEEWMEAAEIDGFNLADPIPPAGHREFVDLVVPELRRRGRVWDEYEGDTLREYFRGKGLARVADSHPAAAYRR